From the genome of Nicotiana tabacum cultivar K326 chromosome 2, ASM71507v2, whole genome shotgun sequence:
atggaAGTAAGTTGGATGCTCATATTGATTTTTGATTCTATGTTTAGAGAGGTAGAGTTGAAGTTTACACCTTTTATGTGGATGCTAAGCAATAGAGATTGATATGGTTACTTTGTTGAACTTGTCAAACCTAAAAGCATGGGTTTTGCTAATATGCCCATTGTGCTCTCAAAATAGGAACAAGGTTCTTATGAAGCTGTTGCTCAAGAGTGAAATGCCAGCCTATAATCATGCTTAATTACAAATAATGGGATCAGTAGGTGCCACTAGGTGGTTGTGTGTTCAGTGGATATCAACTTCCTGTCTTAACTGATCAATGATCTTAACCGAAGCAATTTTTCTCACACGTTTACTTTGTGGGAGGAGGTCCGGCTCTTTTGTGCTTCTACTTTACATAGTTATATTCTCACCCTTTTTATAACCTCTTATTTTCTATTGAAATATATGTCTGGGCTATGTACTCAAGGCCTTCTTCTATCAACAGGATAACCTGTCATTTCCTCTTATATGTGCTGACTGGAATGCAGATGAGGAAATGTTACTTCTAGAGGTAGTTTTCCATCTTTCTGCTTGTGTTGAATACTTCAATTATCATTTATTTCTCTACTCTATATTTTGTTTACAAGTTCTCTTAATGTATCTTAATGATCTAGATCTTATACATAATTTTTGGAGGATTGCAGATCTCTTGCTTTTAGTTTATCACCTGTCCTCTTTTTCTTTTGCAGGGCATGGAAATGTACGGATTGGCAAACTGGGCTGAAGTTGCAGAACATGTTGGAACAAAAAGTAAATTGCAGTGTATTGACCATTATAATACCATATATATTAATTCTCCTTGTTTTCCGCTTCCGGTAAGAGATCCTCGTAACACAGTGCAGCATTACATCAAAGGCTTCAATATGAAAAGCTGAATCTACGTTCAATCTCTCTAGGACATGTCTCACGTTATGGGAAAGAGCAGAGAGGAACTTCTTGCCATGGCCAAGGAGCAAGGTAAACTCAAAAGCTTTTTTTGTTCGAGATGGATAAACTCTAGAGCTTTTCTTTCTCGTATTTTCATTTTGCTTTTTATATCTCTTAGTTGAGGTATGCAGAAGCTGGCCGGACCCACTATCAGTAAAAAAGGTCTTAAGCTTAAAGTCAGATTGGGACTAACTTGAATGAATGGAGCTAAGGGTGTTCGTCCCTCGGTTTAGCTTGGTTTTTAGACATTTTGGTTCGatattttcggtattcggtttcttaaaatgctataccaataccaTACCtgattaaattcggtatggttcgactTTTCTCCTTTCAGTTTGTTAATTTCGGTTTGTTCAGCTTGGATAGAGGATTGTAACTCCGTTTTTTGTCTTTAAGAGGTAAAAAAAATCATGGATAAAACAATAAATCAAAGAAAGTGTCTTCTAGAACTTCCAATTTCTAGAAAGAGCGAGTTAGAAGAAAGGTATGTGTGATCttatatgaacttttgaactggACTACCATCAGTTTGCTACCATCAGTTTTGAAATAAATATAGCTGGGAAACTGAAATTGCCGATTTCTGATTTCTAAAGCCTAGGTGGGAAAGCTGGAAATGTAAGTAGGTAACAAAGGAAAAAGGGGGAAAGGTAAAAAAGTAAACCCTATAAGGATAAAGGAAGTAAAATTTTAGGgcttttatatttatatataatctaaaatatgtgtattgtgtaagttaGTATGTATTTCAGTATGGTAtcagtattttggtattttttttcgaaataccGAACGCCATACCAAATACTGAATTTTTTAAACACTTGAACCAAATACCATACCGGATACCGAAATTCGGTATATGCTAAATGATGCACACCCATAGACTGGGCACTGACACTACAATGGTTTTGCCTCTTAGTTATCTGCTTCGTATGCTTTCTTGTCAGTGCATCAGTTTACTGTGTTCACTGCATAACACAATCAAGCTGTGCTTTCCTCCTACCTCACGTTGGACAGGATGATGTTTACTTCAATTGGCTGGTTCGGCCATTAGTCAAGAGATTGTGTCTGTATTGGGTTATAAACAGAATTTTGGCAGGTTTTTCTGGGACCCTGAATTTTCCCTTTTCATTTgatgaataaaaattatatagCAGACCAAGATCATTTGTatcccccccctccccctcccccctcttTATGGCatcagaaaaataacaaaaaagggGGATAGCCAGAAATGTCTGATTTCTGCATTCTTTCATAGGCCTGTCTGCTCTGCTCCATTTGTAGTCAACAGATATCATCATTTCTTGATAATGGAGTAATGATGCATTGGAGGAAGTACAAGCATATCCGCCATTCTCAGAATCACATTGTCTCTTACTAATTGAATGTTTATTCTTGTTAGGATATGCTGCTCCCCAGGAAGTGAATGTTAAAGAAGAGTCTCCATTCTCTGCAAGAATCAAGTATAGTCGGGTTTGTTCCAAATAAAAGCAAGTTTCATAGTTTTCTCTGTTCTCATACATTTGGACACGTATTTTCAGGATGGAAGATCAACGGGAAGAAAATTCAGCTGGACTTGCCTCAGGTAGTTTAGCGTCTGGCACAAGTTGCTACCCTTAGGATCATTCCCAACTCGGCTCCCATTAAAAAAAGAATAAAGTAGAAATAAATTTTCTCCCAATGTCCTGCAGAGGCAGTAATATATgtataatgtgtgtgtgtgtatggagAGAGAGATGGAGAGAAAATTAGTATACCTTCGGTTTATGCTGGCATATGTTCACTTACTTTCTCTATCATGTCGGATTTAGTTTCAGTTGGAGATTCTGCTTCTGGTGCATTGACAGGAGCTGGAAAGAGGACATCTGGCGTACTCCATAGTAAGGAGAATCACGATAGCATCAAAGTGGAAGGTATCAATCGCTCTAGCATTATAGCACAGAAAATAATGATGCTTACTGTTCGTGCACCATTGCTCCATCATGCATTAGGGTGTTCCCTTTAAGATTCGAATATCCATTTACTAGTCTTATAAAGTATGATTATTTAGTACTACTTCTTGTTGAGTGATGCTGTTCATAACTATTTTGAAAGCCAAATATGGCAAAGAAAGTTTTGCAAGTACATGCTTAGTCCAAATTTCTACTTGATTGTGAATGGGAGATTCCATATCATTGCTGTAGTACTTAGATTTGATAATTTCTTTACAGTACACATGGTAACTTTTTTATCTGAGAGAGAAATGCTAAGAGGTTTTTGTTGTTCGACTTTAGGTTGTCCTGCAGACAGGAGTGTCGGAGAGAAAAAGCCTAGAACTGCAATGGATGAGGGCCCTTCTATGACAGAATTGAGTGGTTATAATTCCAAGAGAGAGGAGTTTGAAATTGAATACGATAATGATGCTGAGCAGATGCTGGCTGATATGGAATTTAAAGAGACAGATAGCAACGCTGAACGTGAACTGAAACTGCGGGTATTGCGTATATACTATAAAAGGTAAGTAATCCTCACAGAACTGTGATGTTGGTACTTATTTTCCTCCTTTTCCCCAGCATATGCAAAAAACTGAACGTTAAATGCTAACTCTATCAGTTACCCTTTCCTTTTTTCCCCCCCTCTATTCCAAGTGCGAGAATCAATGCAGAAGAGAGCTATCTGATTCTAAAAGTTTTAACTTTTTGCCACATCTGAAAATGTCAATTGGCCTCTTGACTTTAAGGTGGTTTTATTGAATGCTTCATTCAGCTGAAGCAACTGATGCTTGCTGGTAGAACCACCTTTATTTTAGTTTTCTCGGGGATCTTGTGGATGAATAGTGGACTTCAACTTGCCTTGAGCAACATAGCAATTTTGTAAAATTTTAACTGTCCCCTTCTGTGATGCATTTCTCTTCTGTCTGAAAAATAGATTCCATTCGATGTAAGTTTCTGCTGCCCGTATGCATTTTCAGTTGTCCTCAGATTGAAGGTAGTTCAATACCCTGTTGACATCTCACTGGGTCTGGTTGATAATCTTCCCGTGATTGTGGTTTGGGAGGGGGGAGCGAATCCCTGTTAGGTGCTTCTGGTGCATCATGTTGTCGATATGGATTTTTGAACTATGTATTCATGAGAAAATGTATCTATTGAAGGCAATTATATAGTACAATCAGCAATTGTCTATGCTAGTTGCTCTGATGTGCTAATTAATGGCTCATGAGACCCTTAATTCGTGTTAGTTTGTGAAATTCTTCAATATGTTAATATTCTGCAGGCTTGATGAGAGGAAACGTAGGAAGGACTTTATTTTGGAAAGAAATCTACTTCATCCTGACCCTTTCGAGAAAGACCTCACCTCGGAGGAGAAGGACATCTGCCGTTGCTACAGGGTGTTCATGCGTTTTAATTCAAAAGAGGAGCATGAGGATTTCCTGAGGAGCATCATTGAGGAGCACCGGATGGTAAAACGAATACAAGATCTTCAGGTTAGATGAAAAGTCTTGCTAATAGCATACTTCCAGAATGATGATCCTCTTTTCTGGGCTCTTTGGAATCTCTTCGGAATGAATATAATACGTATAACACATATTGGAACATTAATAACTCGTAATCATGTTTTGTTACACATTAAAACGTCATGTGCCAGTACTAATATATTGGGAATGTGAAAAACACAAACTCAATGAtatgcaaaattttaaaaataatgttTTATTACTTTTAACACTTGATCTTATAATTTAACGATATACTCGTTAAGCATTTTGTATTAAAATTACAACTTATTTTCTCCTATTTTTGTTACTACCATGCATAAAGTCTACAAGCAAgctattttcctcaaccatagGTAGTggtctcttttcttttgttcttgtaaCGGTGTTGTCCGGACCAGCTTGAACGCACTTCAACTTATCGTAGGATGCCTACTCCTCCCATCAACACAACTATTCGGTCACTTTGTCCACCAAAATTTAGGCAAGAAAGAATCTAGCATATTTTGCGTCTGTTGGGGTTTGAACCCCGGTCTCCTGTGATTTTCATCCCGCTTAAGTAACAGTCGGTCACACCATGGGGTGCTGTAGGTAGTGGTTGTTGCATGGT
Proteins encoded in this window:
- the LOC107769824 gene encoding transcriptional adapter ADA2b-like isoform X1 yields the protein MGRSRAVHQSADDDPSQRSKRKRTVPNVENFDTAAAGQVLSDGKKALYHCNYCNKDISGRIRIKCAVCSDFDLCVECFSVGAEVQPHKSNHLYRVMDNLSFPLICADWNADEEMLLLEGMEMYGLANWAEVAEHVGTKSKLQCIDHYNTIYINSPCFPLPDMSHVMGKSREELLAMAKEQGYAAPQEVNVKEESPFSARIKMEDQREENSAGLASVSVGDSASGALTGAGKRTSGVLHSKENHDSIKVEGCPADRSVGEKKPRTAMDEGPSMTELSGYNSKREEFEIEYDNDAEQMLADMEFKETDSNAERELKLRVLRIYYKRLDERKRRKDFILERNLLHPDPFEKDLTSEEKDICRCYRVFMRFNSKEEHEDFLRSIIEEHRMVKRIQDLQDARAAGCRTSAEAERYIEQKRKRETEENLLRLKENSQSGPSGKYLQRAGHFKVEHNSSPRGVATGPEMLDSCYKDLSSTTAPHGVGSALDVWDVSGFFGAELLSEAEKQLCDEIRILPAHYLNMLQTMSMGILNGNITKKSDAHGLFNVDPNKLDKVYEMLVKKGIAQA
- the LOC107769824 gene encoding transcriptional adapter ADA2-like isoform X2 produces the protein MGRSRAVHQSADDDPSQRSKRKRTVPNVENFDTAAAGQVLSDGKKALYHCNYCNKDISGRIRIKCAVCSDFDLCVECFSVGAEVQPHKSNHLYRVMDNLSFPLICADWNADEEMLLLEGMEMYGLANWAEVAEHVGTKSKLQCIDHYNTIYINSPCFPLPDMSHVMGKSREELLAMAKEQGYAAPQEVNVKEESPFSARIKMEDQREENSAGLASVGDSASGALTGAGKRTSGVLHSKENHDSIKVEGCPADRSVGEKKPRTAMDEGPSMTELSGYNSKREEFEIEYDNDAEQMLADMEFKETDSNAERELKLRVLRIYYKRLDERKRRKDFILERNLLHPDPFEKDLTSEEKDICRCYRVFMRFNSKEEHEDFLRSIIEEHRMVKRIQDLQDARAAGCRTSAEAERYIEQKRKRETEENLLRLKENSQSGPSGKYLQRAGHFKVEHNSSPRGVATGPEMLDSCYKDLSSTTAPHGVGSALDVWDVSGFFGAELLSEAEKQLCDEIRILPAHYLNMLQTMSMGILNGNITKKSDAHGLFNVDPNKLDKVYEMLVKKGIAQA